One part of the Thiothrix nivea DSM 5205 genome encodes these proteins:
- a CDS encoding MlaD family protein, whose product MERDTHYFVVGLFVILTAIAGALFAGLFYNKPYVATKTYAVHFDMPVEGLEEGSEVRYMGIKKGEVTQVSLLADDPSIVNVTLVVEQDTPVNKATVATLRLVGLTGVPFLGLSQADGIRPEPLPEPAKDEVPIIPVKPTPMDALVEKLPGLETELSVLIHDANDVLNAENRQHFAGLLKNLDAASADLPALISGLDETTVKLQTLMQQLGVIASRSEAGLDTNMQELQQTLASIRATSQRLDMLFRHVDRLVVNNEGRVNELLGEGGENLKQLLNESRKTAAAIRQLGDKLEQNPSQLIYQPAPQGTELPR is encoded by the coding sequence ATGGAACGTGACACCCATTATTTCGTGGTCGGCTTATTCGTCATCCTGACAGCTATCGCGGGTGCATTGTTTGCGGGGCTGTTCTATAACAAGCCCTATGTCGCCACGAAAACATACGCGGTGCATTTTGACATGCCGGTAGAGGGGCTGGAAGAAGGCAGTGAAGTGCGCTACATGGGTATCAAGAAAGGGGAGGTGACGCAAGTCAGTTTGTTGGCTGATGACCCTTCCATCGTCAACGTAACCCTAGTCGTGGAGCAGGATACCCCCGTCAATAAGGCGACAGTTGCCACGTTACGGCTGGTGGGGCTGACGGGTGTGCCATTTCTGGGGTTATCGCAGGCGGATGGCATCAGGCCTGAACCTTTGCCGGAACCTGCCAAGGATGAGGTTCCCATCATCCCTGTCAAGCCTACGCCTATGGATGCCTTGGTAGAAAAACTCCCTGGGCTGGAAACGGAACTGTCAGTACTGATCCACGACGCTAACGATGTGTTGAATGCTGAAAACCGGCAACATTTCGCTGGTTTGCTGAAAAATCTGGATGCGGCCTCGGCTGATCTACCGGCTTTGATCAGCGGTCTGGATGAAACCACCGTTAAGTTGCAGACGCTGATGCAGCAGTTAGGTGTCATTGCCAGCCGTTCGGAGGCAGGTCTGGATACCAATATGCAGGAATTGCAGCAAACCCTGGCCTCCATTCGCGCCACTTCACAACGCCTCGATATGCTTTTCAGGCATGTCGACCGGCTGGTAGTTAACAATGAAGGCAGGGTCAACGAACTGTTGGGTGAAGGCGGCGAAAACCTCAAACAGCTGCTCAATGAATCACGCAAAACGGCGGCTGCCATTCGCCAGTTGGGCGACAAGCTGGAACAGAACCCTTCACAGCTCATTTACCAACCTGCGCCGCAGGGGACGGAGTTGCCACGATGA
- a CDS encoding ABC-type transport auxiliary lipoprotein family protein, which produces MKMQRILPFSLSIILLSLSVACSSPLKSDLPADQVYRLAPQVSTVSPRLDVNLYLPGVEVSPALDTTRITLVKEQLQQDFIANSRWPDELSGYLHAVMLDALSRSGAFQSVSSQMLGAGKHYKLLLRVSAFQAEYPPQGKGSAAVVLGMEAILVRVQDQRVLGQQRYDIRKDNIPVSTSKIVGVMNQALEEMLVSLMADLRKHFPLSADNHR; this is translated from the coding sequence ATGAAGATGCAGCGTATTTTACCCTTTTCACTTTCCATTATCCTGCTATCGTTATCAGTAGCCTGTTCCTCCCCCCTGAAAAGCGACTTGCCCGCTGACCAGGTGTATCGGCTAGCCCCACAAGTCAGCACCGTTTCGCCACGGCTGGATGTGAACCTCTATCTGCCCGGTGTGGAGGTTTCCCCCGCGTTGGATACAACCCGCATTACTTTGGTCAAGGAGCAGCTCCAGCAGGATTTCATCGCCAACAGTCGCTGGCCGGATGAGCTTTCCGGCTACCTGCACGCTGTCATGCTGGATGCGTTATCCAGAAGCGGGGCATTCCAGTCGGTTTCTAGCCAGATGTTGGGGGCCGGTAAACATTACAAACTGTTGTTGCGGGTTTCCGCATTCCAGGCCGAATACCCACCGCAGGGTAAGGGTAGCGCGGCAGTGGTGCTGGGGATGGAAGCCATCCTGGTGCGGGTGCAAGACCAGCGTGTGCTAGGGCAGCAGCGTTACGACATCCGCAAAGACAATATTCCGGTAAGCACCAGCAAAATCGTCGGGGTCATGAATCAGGCGCTGGAGGAAATGCTTGTCAGCTTGATGGCTGATTTGAGAAAGCATTTCCCCTTATCCGCCGATAACCACCGTTGA